The Mastacembelus armatus chromosome 9, fMasArm1.2, whole genome shotgun sequence genome contains a region encoding:
- the paqr3a gene encoding progestin and adipoQ receptor family member 3a, translating to MRSTYFKPHNGTNCTYTKLKVSAQTKTGSSGPAMPQKVQKSAQTAHYIELGGYHQYWPVLVPRGIRLYTYEQIPVFLRENPYITDGYRAYLPSRLCIKSLFILSNETVNIWSHLLGFLLFFCIGVYNMSSVLPAFGASREDYVIYSIGLFCFQLCMLCSVGYHLFCCHRSEKTSRRWMALDYAGVSIGILGCYVPGVFYTFYCNNYWRQVYLVTVLAMILAVFFAQIHPHYLSKQWKQLRSLIFCLVVGYGLVPTVHWICITGGFSSELVQAFVPRVLGMYFIAALALIFYVSKVPERYFPGQLNYLGSSHQVWHVLLVLMFYWWHQSSGFIMAYRHSQPCPDAPQHA from the exons ATGCGTAGTACGTATTTTAAGCCACACAATGGCACGAACTGCACATATACCAAGTTAAAAG TTTCAGCACAGACTAAAACAGGCTCCTCTGGCCCAGCCATGCCGCAGAAGGTCCAGAAGAGCGCCCAGACTGCACACTACATTGAGCTGGGAGGTTACCATCAGTACTGGCCTGTGCTGGTGCCCCGAGGTATTAGACTGTACACCTACGAACAGATCCCAGTGTTTCTGAGGGAGAACCCCTATATCACAGATGGATACAGGGCCTACCTGCCCTCCAGACTCTGCATCAAAAG CCTCTTCATTCTGTCCAATGAGACGGTGAATATCTGGAGCCATCTGTTGGGcttcctgctcttcttctgcATCGGTGTGTACAACATGTCCTCGGTGCTGCCGGCCTTTGGTGCCTCCAGAGAGGACTACGTCATCTACTCCATAGGACTCTTCTGCTTCCAG CTGTGTATGCTGTGCTCGGTGGGGTACCACCTGTTCTGCTGCCACCGCTCGGAGAAGACCAGCCGCCGCTGGATGGCGCTGGATTATGCGGGTGTCTCCATTGGCATCCTGGGCTGCTACGTCCCCGGAGTCTTTTACACCTTCTACTGCAATAAC TACTGGCGGCAGGTGTACCTGGTGACGGTCCTGGCCATGATCCTGGCCGTGTTCTTCGCTCAGATCCACCCTCATTACCTCAGCAAGCAGTGGAAGCAGCTGCGCTCGCTCATCTTCTGCCTGGTGGTCGGATACGGCCTCGTCCCCACAGTCCACTGGATCTGCATCACTGGAGGCTTCTCCTCGGAGCTCGTCCAG GCTTTTGTTCCTCGTGTCCTGGGGATGTACTTCATCGCTGCATTAGCTCTTATCTTCTACGTTTCAAAGGTTCCTGAACGCTACTTCCCAG GTCAGCTGAACTACCTGGGCTCCAGTCACCAGGTGTGGCATgtgctgctggtgctgatgTTTTACTGGTGGCATCAGTCGTCAGGCTTCATCATGGCGTACCGACACAGCCAGCCCTGCCCTGACGCTCCCCAACACGCCTAG